A genomic window from Chitinophagaceae bacterium includes:
- a CDS encoding outer membrane beta-barrel protein translates to MIAILINDSSFAQKFSPGYVLLNNGDTLHGLVETENWVKAPVKVRFKKSPDSEVHTYSPLLIRSFRIKDGDWYFSFVGDIDPSSLLDDQLDYNPFPDTMRVFMFIRSVVMGKICLYYARDLNDRVHLFIQKDEGVITELKYKKYYVDERVVADYRNEITRRAIMANQIYKEQLTNLMADCPAVATGIVSRPLSYSKNDIMKLVLEYNRCKSTKTNYKEEKESWRFEVRGHAGINYAGLKFQSTSNTYVGESQFDKSIGYMFGISLNAVLPRTNNGWGFFNVLFIRDFNSQGMSGTALFKEQLPVKMELIYAKLGTMARYQFTKSTVQPFLEAGITNGIALKSTNFQTDTSGVTQNFIQYFRNYEQGLLFGTGVQWKDFSWDVQLEFSNAMSGYSDVKSSFTTLYATMSYKF, encoded by the coding sequence ATGATTGCAATACTGATTAATGATTCCTCATTTGCCCAGAAATTTTCGCCAGGGTATGTGCTCCTCAACAATGGCGATACGCTTCATGGTTTGGTTGAAACAGAAAATTGGGTGAAAGCTCCAGTGAAAGTCCGGTTTAAAAAATCTCCGGACTCGGAAGTGCATACCTACTCTCCGTTGCTCATCCGGTCTTTTCGAATCAAAGACGGTGACTGGTATTTTAGTTTCGTTGGTGATATTGATCCTTCCTCTTTGCTCGATGACCAGTTGGATTATAATCCATTTCCGGATACGATGCGGGTATTCATGTTTATCCGTTCGGTAGTGATGGGAAAGATTTGTCTTTATTATGCACGTGATTTGAATGACAGAGTCCACTTGTTTATTCAAAAAGATGAAGGAGTGATAACCGAACTGAAGTACAAAAAATATTACGTGGATGAACGTGTAGTGGCAGATTACCGCAATGAAATTACGCGGCGTGCTATCATGGCCAACCAGATATACAAGGAACAACTTACCAACCTTATGGCTGATTGTCCTGCTGTGGCAACGGGCATTGTATCGAGACCGCTTTCCTATTCAAAAAACGATATCATGAAACTGGTGCTGGAATACAATCGGTGCAAATCCACCAAAACAAATTATAAAGAAGAGAAAGAATCCTGGCGGTTCGAGGTGCGTGGGCACGCCGGTATCAACTATGCAGGACTGAAATTCCAAAGTACTTCCAATACCTATGTCGGTGAATCGCAATTCGACAAAAGCATTGGGTACATGTTTGGCATCTCACTCAACGCTGTATTACCACGAACGAATAACGGTTGGGGATTTTTCAATGTATTGTTCATTCGAGATTTTAATTCACAGGGAATGTCCGGAACAGCGCTGTTCAAGGAACAGTTGCCTGTGAAGATGGAACTCATCTACGCAAAACTGGGTACGATGGCGCGTTATCAGTTTACAAAATCTACTGTGCAACCATTTCTGGAAGCCGGCATTACGAATGGAATAGCACTTAAATCCACCAACTTCCAAACGGACACTTCAGGCGTAACTCAAAACTTTATACAATACTTCAGAAATTACGAGCAGGGTTTATTGTTTGGCACCGGCGTACAATGGAAAGATTTTTCGTGGGATGTTCAGTTGGAATTTTCCAATGCGATGTCAGGATATTCTGATGTCAAAAGCTCTTTTACTACTTTGTATGCGACGATGAGCTATAAGTTCTAA
- a CDS encoding DUF817 domain-containing protein — protein sequence MANHPDGSYLSDFGKEFLTFGIKQLLSCIFPAFIFFILLLSRKIQLPFLYRYDFLLLMCIGMQAIMYFTRMETKDELLVITLFHLIGLAMEIFKVHMGSWSYPEEGWTKISGVPLYSGFMYASVASYICQAWRWFELKITGWPGSVWAIGSCLLIYLNFFTHHFFYDLRFFIIPVLIILFYKTKVHFHTNGHLRKMPLVVSFLLIGFFVWIAENMATFLGAWKYAYQHAGWQMVTTGKITSWFLMIVISIIIIIELKLIKQQQDGRSGTKGEIS from the coding sequence CTGGCAAACCATCCTGATGGTTCTTACCTCTCTGATTTTGGGAAAGAGTTTTTGACTTTTGGAATCAAACAATTGCTCTCCTGTATCTTTCCCGCCTTCATATTTTTTATCCTTCTGCTGTCCCGGAAAATTCAATTGCCTTTTCTATACCGTTATGATTTTCTGCTGCTGATGTGCATTGGCATGCAGGCCATTATGTATTTCACACGAATGGAAACGAAGGACGAGTTGCTCGTCATCACACTTTTTCACCTGATTGGCTTAGCCATGGAAATATTTAAAGTGCACATGGGCTCCTGGTCGTATCCGGAAGAAGGATGGACAAAAATATCCGGTGTTCCATTGTACAGCGGTTTTATGTATGCAAGTGTTGCCAGTTATATCTGCCAGGCATGGCGATGGTTTGAGTTGAAGATTACAGGTTGGCCGGGAAGTGTTTGGGCGATTGGCAGTTGCCTGCTTATTTATCTCAATTTCTTTACCCATCATTTTTTCTACGACCTGCGCTTTTTTATCATTCCTGTTCTGATAATACTATTTTATAAAACAAAGGTGCATTTTCATACTAACGGACACCTACGCAAAATGCCGCTTGTAGTTTCCTTTCTATTGATTGGTTTTTTCGTTTGGATTGCCGAAAACATGGCCACGTTTTTAGGTGCCTGGAAATATGCATATCAACATGCAGGGTGGCAAATGGTAACTACCGGAAAAATCACTTCATGGTTCCTTATGATTGTGATCAGCATCATTATCATTATAGAACTGAAGCTAATCAAGCAACAACAGGATGGCCGTTCAGGAACAAAGGGAGAAATCAGTTAA